The following nucleotide sequence is from uncultured Ilyobacter sp..
TTCATAGCCAGTGACGAGTGTGAAGTCAGCGATGAGTTCAAAGAGATGTATATCAATTCAAAAGAAGGGGACGTTGTAGAAATAATGAGTTCTGCCGGACTCCCTGCTAACGCTATAATCTCACCTTATGTAGAAAAAATACTCAACAAAGAAACAGAAAGACCTACAAAATGTAGTGGGTGTCTTAAAAAATGTACCATGACATTTTGTGTAAATGAAAGACTCGTCAAAGGACACGAAGGAAACCATGAAGAGGGAATATTCTTTGCCGGAAAAGATGCGTGGAAAATCGAGGAAATTCTTTCTGTAGAAGATATTATGAAAAAATTCAGAGAAGTTTTCTAAATTTTTCTTAACTTTTTTTGAAGATTTGTTTATAATCTAACTTGATGTATCTTACCTTAGGAGGAAATTTATGATTAAAAATAGTGTTTGCGAACTTCTCAATATAGAGTATCCGATATTTCAGGGGGCCATGGCTTGGATTGCCGATGGTCACCTGGCAGGTCATGTATCTAAAGCGGGGGGACTAGGGATAATAGCAGGCGGAGGAATGCCTGCTGAAATTCTAAGAGAAGAGATCAAAATAGTAAAATCAATCACCGGCAAACCCTTTGCAGTAAACCTTATGCTGATGATGGAAGAGGTCGCTGCCCAAGTAGAGGTCTGTATAGAGGAGGGGGTTCCTGTAGTGACAACAGGTGCAGGTAATCCAGCTCCTTATATGGCAAAATTAAAAGCTGCAGGGATAAAAGTGGTACCTGTGGTTCCTTCTGTAGCCCTTGCAAAAAGAATGGAAAAAATAGGTGCAGATGCCTTAATTGCAGAAGGTACAGAAGCTGGAGGACATATCGGTCAGCTGACTACTATGACACTGGTTCCTCAAGTAGTAGACGCTGTAAATATACCTGTAATAGCTGCTGGAGGAATAGCCAGTGGAAGGCAATTTATGGCTGCCTTGGCGTTAGGAGCAAATGCTGTGCAAGTTGGGACAAGGTTTATAGTAGCTCACGAGTGTAATGTCCATGACAATTATAAAAATGTTATTTTAAAAGCAAAAGATAGGTCAACTGTTGCAACAGGAAACCATACAGGACATCCAGTGAGAGTAATAAATAACAAACTTGCAAAGGATCTAATCCAACTTGAAAAGGAAGGTGCTCCTGCTGAAAAGCTTGAAGAGATGGGTAAAGGAAGTCTGAGATTGGCCGTTAAGGACGGAGACGTAGTAAATGGTAGTGTTATGGCCGGTCAGGTAGCATCTATGATCTGTGAAAAGCAAAGCTGTCAAGATATTATTTTGGACTTGATGGAGGATTTAAAGAATAAAATTACTCATTTTAAAGGAAATTATTAATAATTTTTATGATGAGAACCATAATTAAAGAGATGCCCTCTCAAACTGGGAGAGGGCATATTTTATTTTTTTTAAACCAGATCAATTTTATCCTTTAAACATTTTTCCAAATAGGGATCTATATTCCACATCTTTTTAAATTCATAATACTCTGATTTCGATTTCTTGCTTGGAGAATTTTTATTTATAGCTCTTATGACTATGTTTTTGGGAGTGTGCTCAGTATCTATAAACTCAAAAATCTCAACAGAATAACCTAGTATTTCTAAGATATTACCTCTTATAGAGTCAGTTATCATTGAGGATAGTCTCTCTTTAAGAATTCCATGTTTCAGTATAGGGGACATCACTTCATTACTAAGCTGCCTGAAGAGTTCATGCTGACAGCAAGGAACTAGCAAAAGAAGTTTTGTGTTCCAGTCAACAGCCTTTATAAGAGCATCATCTGTGGCAGTGTCACAAGCATGAAGGGTTATTACTATATCTATATCATTATAATCTTCAAAACCTTTTATATCACCTATTTTAAAATTAAGATTTTCATAACCCAATTCTTCTGAAACTTTGTTACAATAGTTTATGACATCAACCTTTAGATCAAGGCCTATTATCTCAACCTCTATACCCAGTTTCTCTCTGAGATACCAGTATAAGGCAAATGTAAGGTATGCCTTCCCCGATCCAAAATCAACTATCTTAAGCTTTCTTTTGGTATCTAGATTTTTTATAGAGTCCTCTATAATTTCCAGATATTTATTTATCTGCCTAAATTTATCATATTTATTTTTATAGACCTTACCTTCAGCATCCATAACTCCAAGTTTATATAGGAAATTACAAGGTTTACCTTCCTCTATCAAATAATTTTTCTTTCTGTTGTGTGTAAGATTTTTTTCCTGAGTTTTAGTGGGTTTATTTTTAATGATTTTCACCTGATTTTTCTTGTTTAGCAGAAGCTGATAATCTCCCTCTGACGCAAAGATTATCCCCTGTTTAAAGTAAGCCTCAAGGAGCCCTAAAATCTCTTCCACTGCCTCTTCAGAGCTCATATTTCTATGAGTAGTATTTTTATCAAAAATATAAGAAAACTGATACTGTTGTTTTTCTTTTGATAAAAAAGGCTTTATCGATACCTTATTGAAATCCACGTCAGATCCCTTTTTTTTATTACTCAGTGTAGCCGATATCATCGACCCCTCTGAACTTATTTTCTCTAGTAATTTTTTTAATTTATCCATCTATATCATCTCCAACCTTCATATATGACAGTTTCTCAAGAAACATATCTATAAATATATTCAATCTCTTTATTCTATCATGTATTCAAATTTTTATAAAGAGTTGCAGAAAGATTCCCCTATACCATTTCAATCATAGTCCCTCTCTCTCCTGGTACAGCTGCATAAACCTCTAGCTTTCTAGGCACACGCTCCTTTATATCCTCTACATGGGTTATTATTCCGACCTTTAGCTTTTCCTGATTTTTAAGGGTTTCAAGGGAGGTTATGACCCTGTCAAGAAGGGAGGAATCCAAGGTTCCAAAGCCCTCGTCAAGAAAGAAAAATTCGAGCTGAGATTTTCCTTTGAGCTGTATCTGATTGGAAAGGGCCAGAGCTAGTGAAAGAGATACGAGGAAGGTTTCTCCTCCAGACAGTGTGGAACTCCTCCTTTTTGCTCCTCCGTTGAAGTTATCTACTACAAGAAAGTTTGCCGAGTCATCTATTGTAAGACTGTATTTACCATTTGTTATTCTAGAAAGCCTTAAGGCTGCATTTGAAACTATTCCCTTAAGTCTGCTCACGGCAAGGTACTCTACAAAGGCATTTCCCTGAAAAAGTTTTGACAGATCCTCTAAAAGATCGAGCTCTTTTTTCTTGATAGCTAACTTATTTTTTAACCCCCCCACCTCTTTTAAAAGTTTTTCCATATCCGTCAGATTCTTTTCGAGGAGAAGGATTCTACTGTCCAGCTCTTTTTTTAGATTTTCAAGCTCGATTTTCTCCTCTTGCAAGGTCTCCCATTGTGATTTTGTAATCACTCTGCCGTTAATTTTGCCGTCGAGGTTATCTAAGGAGATTTTATTTTTTTCATATTTATCCTTATACTCTTTAATCCAGTTTTTAAGATTATTCATCTCATCTTCTGCAATAAAGGATTCCTCAACCTCATTTTTAGATATAAATCCAAAACTCTCCATCTTCTCCTTTGCTTCTTTGCTGTAAAGTTTCGCCTGAGATTCTTTTTCTTTAAGAGAACCATTTATTTCTGACAGACTGTTCTTTATATTGCCAATAACTTCATTCAATTTATCCTGAAGTTTACTTTTATCTCTCATATCTGATCTTAGCTCTGTGAGTTCTTTTTTTATATCTTGCTGTTCTTTTTTTATTTCTTTCATTTCAGAAAGGCATCTTTCAAGCTCCTCTATAAGCAGGTCATCAGACATATATGCAGGAACTGTCTCCTCTAATTGTTTTTTTATGAGATTTTTCTTATTGTTTTTATCCTTCTCTGATTCTTTATGGTTTTTCAGAAACCTTTGACAATTTTCCTTTTTCTCAGCCAAAAGTATTTTATCTGTGGAAAGTTTGTTTTTTAAGCTTGTGAGTTTTTCTTTTTTTATAGCTATCTTCTGGTTTTTAATATCTATCTTTTCAAACTCTTTTTTCATTTTTTCAATTTCAGAATCCATATCTGATGTGTTTCTTCCCTTTAGCTGAATTTTTTTGTTTTCAAGATCAGAAGATATTTTTTCTAAGTTTATTCTGTACAATTTTTTTTCAGTAGATTTTTTATCTGCTTCTATAGCCTCTATGAGACTGTCATCTGCATTTCCGTAAAAATTTTCTGCTATATGAGGGTGATTTTTAGAGCCACACACTGGGCAGGGTTCTCCCTCTTTTAGGTTTTTTGCTAGTCTCTGTGCAATCTCACCATCTTTAGATTCACAGGCTTTTTTTAGATCTTCATCTTTTGATAAAAGAGTTTTTTCTAAGGCAACCTTTTCCTTTTCGGCCTCTGACAGATTCTTTTCCAGTGATTTTACATCTTCCTCTAAAAACTCAACCTCTTTTCTCTCAATATTAAGGGTCTCAATTTTCTTTCGGATACTTTCAAGAACATCACTGTCTTCAACTTCCAAGTTTTCTAACTTTTTCTGAATCTCCTCTAGATTTTTTATATTTTCTTTTCCATTCTTTTGGAGAGTCATAAGATTGGTTTTTTCTTCCGAGATCTTTTCACCAAGATGAGTTAATTCACTGTCTAGTTCTAAAAAACTTTTTCCAATATGAACTCCGTTACTTACAGCATCATACTCCTCGGGATCTAAATCTATATTTTGATCTCTTTCCATCAGTTTTTTTTCAGAAACTTGGAGTTTTTCTAAAGTATCTAAAAGATTTTCTTTTTCATTTGATTTTTCTAAAAGCTCTTTTCCCAATAGTTCAGCCTTCTTCTTGTATTCACTTATATCCTCTTCACACTGATAAAACTTATTAAAAAAATCCATCACCTGAGCTGATTTTTCACCTTTTTTTATTTTTTTCTCCGTATTTTCTGCCCTTTCTTTATGAGAATCCAAAGAGTTTTTTTCATCTAAAAGTCCAGTTTTTTCAAGAAGAAGTTTATAAACTTCCTCTTTATCAGAATACTCTTTCATAAAAATTTCCAACTTTTCTACAAGCTCTTTTTTTGACTCTTGAAGTTTATCAAACTCTTCTTTTTTCTCTTGGAGTTCTTCAAGGCTGACGTCTCCCTTTCCCAAAATAATATTATCTAGTGCAGCCACTTCCTTTTCCTTGGAGTTTTTCTCTCCAGAAAGTTTAGTCATGAGTTTTCTGCCGTACTCCTCGAGACCAAAGACCCTTTCTAGCATATTTCTCTTCTCTTTGCCTGTGAGTTTTAAAAACTCGCTGAATTTTCCCTGAGGAAGTACCACAGATCTTGTAAAATCGTCCATAGAGAGACCTATTATCTCCCCTATACAGCTGTTTACATCTCCTACCTTGTCAGCCTTTATCTCGCCGTTTACCATAAAACTCGCCTTAGACTGTCCAAGTTCATTTTTATTTTTCATCTTTGGAAAGGTTCTCTCTACATAATATCTCTCCTCTCCTATAAAAAACTCATAAGCTACCATTATTTTTTCAGAATTTATATTCAGAAGGTGAATGAGCTTATCCTCCTTCGTATCCTTTATCCTGACAACATTTCCATAAAGAGCCAGGGTCAATGCGTCAAGTATAGTCGACTTACCGCTTCCTGTCTCTCCGAATATTCCAAAGAGTCCGTGCTCAGTAAGGGTCTCAAAATCTATAGTCTGTTTCTCGTTAAAACTCTGAAGCCCTTGGATTTCAAGTTTTATAGGTCTCATTTATTCCACCTCTCCTGTAATTCTCATGAAAACTTCCATAATTTCTTTAGAAGGTTCACTGTTTCTGTTTTTTTTGTAAAAATTCGTAAAGGCTTTTGTTATATTTTCAGGTGTATACTCATTTATTTCAAAGGAGTTGCTGTCCTCCCATCTTACTTTTGGGATTATCTCTATAACATTTTTATTGGCCTTTATGGCCCTTACCTCACTGCTGTCAAGGGGTCTGTCTGTATCTATCTCAAGATAGATCCATTCCTCTTCCCCCTGAAGAGATTCTGATTTTTCAATGGCCTTTTCTATTCCCTCTATACAATATCTCTTTATGGGCTTATAGTTCTCTACCTCTATACTTTTTATCTCTGTATTCAACTCTCCATTTAGCACAGCGGTGTATACCTTTTTGGGGTATCTGTTTTCACTGACTCTGTACTCTATGGGAGATCCAGAGTATACCGCTCTTTTTTTCTCAAAACACATGGCTCTGTGTATATGCCCCAGGGCTATGTAATCTGCATCTGGTAGATCACGCAGATTTACAGCCATACTACCACCTAGCTCTATAGATCTCTCGTCACCGTCTCCAGAGGAACCTGTGAGAAATATGTGTGTCATTATTATCCCGGGAATCCCCCTAGGTTTTTCATTTATCCCCTCTTGCAGTATCTTTCCGATTCTTTTGCTGTAGCTGATCTGCTCCTTAGATTCCCCTGATCCTGTGAATTTTTCTCCCAAAGACTTTTCTCCAGGATAAGGAAGGGCATAGATATACACTCTCTTACCAGAGATATCTATCTCTATTCCCCCCTTTACAGAAGAAACCACCTTATATTCCCCGTAGATTCCAGTCTCTTTTTTCTCAAATGGCTTCTCAAATATAATTATCCCCATCTCTCTAGATAAGGGATTGCTAGCCGCAAGACGCTCTGCACTGTCATGATTCCCCGGTATTATCACGACAGGTCTTTTCCCACCATCAGACAGCTTTTTTACGCTTCTGTAAAAGAGTCTTTCTGCATCACTAGGTGGATTTGGGACATCGTAAATATCCCCGGCTACCAGCACCATATCCACCTCTTCCCCTTCTGCTATTCTCACAAGATTTTCCATAAATTTTTCCTGCTCAGATATTCTGCTGTAACCTTCAAGTTTCTTCCCAAGATGCCAGTCTGATGTATGTAAAATTTTCATAGTTGATCTCCTTCTAAATTATTTTAATGTTTTCAAAATTATTTAATCTATTTAAATTTGTGTTATTATCTCGTCATAAAAAGTTAAACAAATTTAATTATTCTGTTAAAGTTCCTCAGATAAATTAATTATCTTAAGTGCTACATGAAAAAATTTTAGATAAATTCAGTAATTTATCTAAATATCAGAATCAAAAGATTTTGTCACGAATGGACACTAATAAAAGATAAGGGAATTAACACGAATAATAAAAAAAACCTTTTGGTCACAGAGAAAAGAAGAGAGTATCACGGAGGAGAGCGATATTAAAGTCAAAAGATTTTATCACGAATGGACACTAATAAAAGATAGGGAAATTAACACGAATAAGGATAAAATCTTTTGGCCACAGAGGACGCAGAGAAAAAGAGGGAGTTTCACAGAATTAAAAGCAAAACTATAAATGTTTTTTTTGCGAGAGGTTTTTATCCCTTTTCCCTTGCCATTGACAAAATCAGCGTTAAGAATGACCGAAGTGGAATCCTTAGAAAAAATCGACTGTTTGAGCGTAGCGAGTTTCGAGTTTTTCTTGGATTTTCAAGGTTATTTAGCTGATTTTTCATAGGCTTGAACTTTTGGTTACTTTTCTTTCAAGAGAAAAGTAACGAATCCCGATAAATTCAATACTTTAATTTCAAATAAAAGTAGCAACTTAGCTTAAGTATACACCTGACTACGATACACATAAAGTCTTTTTCCAAATTTTATGGTTTATTTTTTTGCCAATGAGTTGTAAAATTAAGATATTAAAAAGAACCAGACTGAAAAATCGGAGGGATATATGAAAGAACTAATAATAGAACTGCTAAAAAGAAACGGTGTGGGTTCACAACTGAGCCAGTATATCGGCTATATGATTTTAATCTGCATGGTCATAATTGCCGCAGTAGTGGCAGACCTCATTTCTAAGAAAGTCATCCTCATCGCTGTGGAAAAACTTGTGAAAAAAACAAAAAACAGATTTGACGATATATTCATGGAAAAAAAGGGGTTTCGTTATCTATCCCAGATAGCACCGGCCATAGTTATATATCTCTCTGCAGGGATGTTTCCCCTTATCAAAACCGGACTTCATAAACTATCGCTTATTTACCTTATAATAATAACGATAATCGTCTTATTCAAGCTTATGGAATCCATAGAGGAGGTCTATTCTGGCCTAAATATATCAAAGGAGAGGCCGATAAAGGGATATATCCAGGTCTTTCAGATGATAGCCACGATCATCGGGGGAATAATGATTATCTCTAACCTTATGAATAAGTCTCCATGGAAGTTATTGAGTGGTATAGGGGCTGTAACTGCCATCGTTTTACTTATTTTCAAAGACTCTATTTTAGGTTTTGTGGCTGGAATACAGCTGGCTGCCAATAATATGATCAGAATCGGCGACTGGATAGAGATGCCAAAATATAACGCCGACGGAGATGTAATAGAGATAAATTTGACAACTGTAAAGGTATGCAACTTCGACAAGACTATCACCACAATACCTGTATATGCCTTTATATCAGACTCCTTCAAGAACTGGAGGGGGATGTCTGAGTCTGGAGGTCGGAGGATAAAAAGACCCATATACATCGATGCTAGCACAATAAAAATCTGTACAAATGAGATGATTGAGAAGTATAAAAAAATTTCATATATTTCCGAATATGTAGAAGAAAAAAGTCTAGAAGTGGATGAGTACAACAAAAATAAAAATATTGATATCTCTCAGACTGTCAACGGTAGAAGATTGACAAATATAGGTACTTTCAGGCACTATGTTCTCTCATATCTCAAGAATAATCCTGAAATCAACCAGAATATGACACTTCTCGTGAGACAGCTTGAGATCACTCCCCAGGGACTGCCCATTGAAATTTACGCCTTTTCAAAGGATGTAGTTTGGCAGAACTACGAGAAAATACAGTCTGATATATTTGACCACCTTCTAGCTGTACTTCCTGAATTTGACCTAAAGGTATTTCAAAATCCATCGGGAAACGATTTCAAGAATAGCCTTCTAGGAATTAATAATTCAGGCCTTCAGTGAACTTGATAAAATTTTAAAAGTAAAAGGGTTTTTATCCTCTGAGTAGTAAATGAGGTTAATGAGTCCCTTATTACTATTTTTTTATACGAGGTGTTTTTTATGAAAATAAATAAAACACTTATTATCAGTGTGTTTGTCGGAGCACCGATTATATATATTAATTTAAAAGTTTTCTTTGAAAATCTGGGTCTAGATAGCACCCTTTACTTTTTATATATTTTGATATTTGTTATCGCAGTTGTGATGGGAGTTTGTGTGGTGAATTTTTTCGTTAAACTCAATAAAAAAAAGAAGCGTAAATTTTTTCCCAGCGAAACTGACTCAAAATATATCTATCACAGGGGAGAGGAAAAAATTGAAATATTTGAAAGAGAGATAACCAAAAGAAAAGAGATCAAAAAAAGATTAAAAAATAATCTTATCAGAATTCCCAATGAAAGATTATTTGATGGAAAAAATATTCTGAAAAAACTAGACCATGAAATTATAAAAGCCAAAACAGATGGGCTTCCTCTGGTTGTTATAATGATTGATTTCCAAAACTTCAAAGACATTGCTCTTCCCTTAGGTGACCACTTTGAGGACGATGTTCTGAATAAATTTGCCGATACGATCATAAATGATTTGAGAAAAACAGATTATACAGGAAAGACGAAATCAGATGAATTTATAATTATTTTACCAAATACCACTCTTAAAAAAGGCGAATTGGTTTTGTCTAGAATAAAAAACAAAATAAATTCCGCCCCTTTGGCCAATGAGTATTTCCTCACATGTTTCAGTGCTAGCATCCTTGGTGTACATGATAAAAATATGGAATTTTATGATGCTCATCAAATTTTTAAATCAATTAATGATCTCATGCATTTTGGAAGAGTTTATGAAAAGACCTATATAAACCCAAAAGTAAAGACTGCCAAAAGTTTAAAGGAAATCTAAATAGTATTCGTAGTCCTAATTAGGGAAAATATTATTTAAACTACGGTGGCAGGGGTGATTTTATGCTTACATTCAAAATTATTACAGGTATTATAATATTTATACTGACTTTTTCCATGATAATATCAGAAAAAGTTCCACCCTCACTCTCTGCTATTATCGGTGGTGGAGCTATGATAATATTGAGAATAATAGATGAACACGAGGCCCTTCTGGCAATAAGCAGAAACTTAGAGATTTTACTCCTCCTCATGGGTTTAATGATGATAGTCAGTATAATGTCTGAAACTGGAATGTTTCAGTATTTATCTATAAAAGTGGCACAAAAAGCAAAGGGTGACCCTGTGAGAATAATGGCATTCTTAGGTCTAGGTACAGCCATATGTTCAGCTTTTTTGGACAATGTCACCACAGTACTGCTGGTGGCTCCTATCTCCATACTTCTGGCAGAGCAATTAAAAATAAAGTCACTACCATTTCTTATTGTGGAGATCTTCTCTGCAAATATAGGTGGCGCGGCTACACTTATTGGAGATCCTCCCAACCTTATTATCGGGAGTATGGCTGGTTTTAAATTCAATGATTTTATATATAACCTGGCTCCTTTGGTAATAATAAACCTTGCTGTATTGATATTTACAATGGTCTTTATCTTCAAAGATCAAATGGAGGTCACCAGGGTTTCAAAGGCAAAAATAATGGAGATGGAAGCAGAGAGGGTTATAAAAGATAAATCCCTTCTCATAAAATCTATGGCTGTTTTTACACTGGTAATAACAGGTTTTCTTACTCATACATCTACAGGGCTTGGCCTTGCCACAATTTCTATAATGGGAGCAGGGATGCTGATTTTAATATCGAAAAAAAGTCCTGAAGATATTTTTAATCACATCGAGTGGCCTACAATATTTTTTCTTTCAGGGCTATTCGTCCTCGTAGATGGGATCGAAAATATCGGTGTCATAGAAAGAATCGGAGAGCACGTGGTGAATATAACCAAGGGAAATCTAAATTTTACTGCAGTATTGACGCTTTGGTTTTCCTCGCTTTTATCGCCCTTTATGGGTGCCGTACCTTATACCATATCCTTTGCCAAGGTAATCACAGAGATATCCCCAAATTTTGTTGGGAATACAAATGTACTCTGGTGGTCTCTCTCTCTAGGAGCATGTCTTGGAGGAAATATGACCATTGTAGGAGCTGCGGCCAATGTTGTAGGAGCAGGAATAGCTTCAAAAAGTGGAAATCCCATAACTTTTAAAGAATTTTTCAAATATGGATCCCTAGTGGTCCTTCAGTCTACAATACTGAGTACCGTATATATACTCCTCAGGTATTAAAAAAAGAATAATAATAAAAGTAGGCACCCCGGAGTTCTCTCTGGGTTTTTTTATTATTACTGTTCTTCTATATAGTCTTTGAATATGGTATGATTTATAATGAAAATTTTATTTTTGAGGTGGTAAAAATATGAAGTTTACCTATGGCGAATATGGCAAAGATATATTAAAAGATCTAAATGATGATGGGAAATCTGTATTTGTTTTTTCTGACAACACTCTGAAAAACTTTGCGGAAGGTAGAGCAGTAAATAATTTTTTTAGAAGAAACAGCCTCTATACCACCATGAGCTCTATGCTAGAGTATCTCCTTCCTGAAGAACGTCTGGTAATAAGAGAAGAAAAGCGTACCCTGTTATTTTACAGGGCTATACCTGAAGATTTAAAGAAAAAACACAACATAAACTCATACTACGATATCATCGACTTGGGAGAGAACTTCTTGAAGTTCTACAGAGAGCTCAGAGAATATCTAATAAAAGACCTAAAAAATCTCCAGAAATGGCAGGAAGAATATCTTCAAGATTTAGAGATCATTAAAGACAATTATATGGAACTTTTAAATAGATATAAATATATTCCACAGGACTGGGCAAGTGATCTGAATAATTATTCTTTGGATTCTTTTGAAAATTATGAAAAATTTGTCTTTGTTGATATATCTTTTTTTACTCCCCTTGAAAAAAAGATAATAGAAAAACTCTCTGAAACCTTTGAAATAGAGTTTATTCTACAGATGGCAGAGGATGACTTCTGTGAAAAAAAGCTAAAGATCAAAAAATTTACATTTCCTGAAAAAGCAGATGGTATAGAGGTCATTGAAGTTTCTGATGAGATGCACCAGCTGATTAATCTCATGGATATTATGAAAGAAAACAAAATAGAACTTTTTTCTCAAATCCCTGAAAACAACATATACCCTATATTTGCACCTCGAATTTTTACAGGTCATAAAAATATCCTTAAAAATACAGACCTATACCGTTTTATGGAATTACAGTATGAAATTCTTTCTGGGATAACAGAAAAAATATACCAAGGTGAAAATGGAAAAAATAAAATTTTGTACTTTCCCTCTCAGACTATTTTAAAGGCCCTGGAGAACAGTATATTTTCTGATTACTATTCATTTAGTCAGGAAGAGATAAATTTCTTTATGAAAATAATAGAAAATGAATATCAGTATATAACAAAGGATTTTATAGATAAAGATGAACTCCCACGGATCATTTTAGATAGAAAAAAAATAACAGAGGATACCGAAGAAAAAATATCTGGCTTTATAGAGAAACTTTCCCGGATAATTGAGGATATCTGTCAAATAAGAAAAGTCTCTGGTGCTGGAGAACTAATAAAACTAATGGAAAATAAAGAGTTTTTCAAATTTACCAATCTAGATGAAGATATCTACATAGATTCTATAAACAAGTATTTTGAGGCACTCTCTGAGGTAAAGTCCTTAGAGATGTTGGAGATGCACACCACTTGGAAAGACTACTTTGGTGAAAACCCGGCAGAACCTCTATACAAACTTCTCCTTAAATATATGCAGCTTAAAGAGGTTAAACTTTCTAGCCGAAAGGACCTTACTCCTACAAAAATAAAATCTTTTGGAGAGGAAGGCTCTTGTTTAAAGGAAACTGGAGTTTACATAGATATTTCTGGAAAAACTCTCCCAGGAAAAAACACAAGAGATTTTCTCCTCACAGAAATCCAGAGAGAGGAAAACGGACTTTTATCCTCAGAAGAAAAAAGGCTCCATGAAAAATACAGGTTTTTTCAGAGTCTATTCAACTGTAAAAAAGCATGGGTCTTCAGCATGAAAAATGAAGAAAATGATCTAGACACCTCTCCATTTATAGAGGAGTTTATGCTAAACTACAAGCTGCAAACTACAAGGCCTAAATATGATCAAAATGATCTCCTGTCCATGGCAAGAACTTTTTTCAAAGGCAGCTCTTCTGCAAAAAAAGAAATTACAATAAACTCTCTTCCAAAAAATGACGGTGATTTTCCTGAAGAAACTATAAGACTTGGAAGTTATGATTACTCTCTTCTGTCACTTTGTCCATATAAATTTTATCTCCAAAAGGTGGCATCTTTAGAATACCAGACTAGAGAGTTAGAATCAAAACTTTCCCCTAGAATCATAGGGATA
It contains:
- a CDS encoding SMC family ATPase, which translates into the protein MRPIKLEIQGLQSFNEKQTIDFETLTEHGLFGIFGETGSGKSTILDALTLALYGNVVRIKDTKEDKLIHLLNINSEKIMVAYEFFIGEERYYVERTFPKMKNKNELGQSKASFMVNGEIKADKVGDVNSCIGEIIGLSMDDFTRSVVLPQGKFSEFLKLTGKEKRNMLERVFGLEEYGRKLMTKLSGEKNSKEKEVAALDNIILGKGDVSLEELQEKKEEFDKLQESKKELVEKLEIFMKEYSDKEEVYKLLLEKTGLLDEKNSLDSHKERAENTEKKIKKGEKSAQVMDFFNKFYQCEEDISEYKKKAELLGKELLEKSNEKENLLDTLEKLQVSEKKLMERDQNIDLDPEEYDAVSNGVHIGKSFLELDSELTHLGEKISEEKTNLMTLQKNGKENIKNLEEIQKKLENLEVEDSDVLESIRKKIETLNIERKEVEFLEEDVKSLEKNLSEAEKEKVALEKTLLSKDEDLKKACESKDGEIAQRLAKNLKEGEPCPVCGSKNHPHIAENFYGNADDSLIEAIEADKKSTEKKLYRINLEKISSDLENKKIQLKGRNTSDMDSEIEKMKKEFEKIDIKNQKIAIKKEKLTSLKNKLSTDKILLAEKKENCQRFLKNHKESEKDKNNKKNLIKKQLEETVPAYMSDDLLIEELERCLSEMKEIKKEQQDIKKELTELRSDMRDKSKLQDKLNEVIGNIKNSLSEINGSLKEKESQAKLYSKEAKEKMESFGFISKNEVEESFIAEDEMNNLKNWIKEYKDKYEKNKISLDNLDGKINGRVITKSQWETLQEEKIELENLKKELDSRILLLEKNLTDMEKLLKEVGGLKNKLAIKKKELDLLEDLSKLFQGNAFVEYLAVSRLKGIVSNAALRLSRITNGKYSLTIDDSANFLVVDNFNGGAKRRSSTLSGGETFLVSLSLALALSNQIQLKGKSQLEFFFLDEGFGTLDSSLLDRVITSLETLKNQEKLKVGIITHVEDIKERVPRKLEVYAAVPGERGTMIEMV
- the sbcD gene encoding exonuclease subunit SbcD, with translation MKILHTSDWHLGKKLEGYSRISEQEKFMENLVRIAEGEEVDMVLVAGDIYDVPNPPSDAERLFYRSVKKLSDGGKRPVVIIPGNHDSAERLAASNPLSREMGIIIFEKPFEKKETGIYGEYKVVSSVKGGIEIDISGKRVYIYALPYPGEKSLGEKFTGSGESKEQISYSKRIGKILQEGINEKPRGIPGIIMTHIFLTGSSGDGDERSIELGGSMAVNLRDLPDADYIALGHIHRAMCFEKKRAVYSGSPIEYRVSENRYPKKVYTAVLNGELNTEIKSIEVENYKPIKRYCIEGIEKAIEKSESLQGEEEWIYLEIDTDRPLDSSEVRAIKANKNVIEIIPKVRWEDSNSFEINEYTPENITKAFTNFYKKNRNSEPSKEIMEVFMRITGEVE
- the fabK gene encoding enoyl-[acyl-carrier-protein] reductase FabK; amino-acid sequence: MIKNSVCELLNIEYPIFQGAMAWIADGHLAGHVSKAGGLGIIAGGGMPAEILREEIKIVKSITGKPFAVNLMLMMEEVAAQVEVCIEEGVPVVTTGAGNPAPYMAKLKAAGIKVVPVVPSVALAKRMEKIGADALIAEGTEAGGHIGQLTTMTLVPQVVDAVNIPVIAAGGIASGRQFMAALALGANAVQVGTRFIVAHECNVHDNYKNVILKAKDRSTVATGNHTGHPVRVINNKLAKDLIQLEKEGAPAEKLEEMGKGSLRLAVKDGDVVNGSVMAGQVASMICEKQSCQDIILDLMEDLKNKITHFKGNY
- a CDS encoding SAM-dependent methyltransferase, whose amino-acid sequence is MDKLKKLLEKISSEGSMISATLSNKKKGSDVDFNKVSIKPFLSKEKQQYQFSYIFDKNTTHRNMSSEEAVEEILGLLEAYFKQGIIFASEGDYQLLLNKKNQVKIIKNKPTKTQEKNLTHNRKKNYLIEEGKPCNFLYKLGVMDAEGKVYKNKYDKFRQINKYLEIIEDSIKNLDTKRKLKIVDFGSGKAYLTFALYWYLREKLGIEVEIIGLDLKVDVINYCNKVSEELGYENLNFKIGDIKGFEDYNDIDIVITLHACDTATDDALIKAVDWNTKLLLLVPCCQHELFRQLSNEVMSPILKHGILKERLSSMITDSIRGNILEILGYSVEIFEFIDTEHTPKNIVIRAINKNSPSKKSKSEYYEFKKMWNIDPYLEKCLKDKIDLV